The following are encoded in a window of Candidatus Fluviicola riflensis genomic DNA:
- a CDS encoding AAA family ATPase, producing the protein MNSPLTENGACLAREMEWLTQIIDLRLRDHLGQEPVGDILAIIPPPDLSESESFYAQTIRDRAITIPERLIVLLALTPHIKPELLDVFTIRNSVSDKRFTEFGGTTDNTIAFIPTGETALFLLSGTSLEDRFSFYPLLTNEGSLIAKKIARVEPAGRLEPVMSGKLSIDRDLLHYFLTGKQQQPEFNDDFPAKIIHTKLDWEDVVLRNETRESLSEISDWIEHGNTLLQSGGLGKRLKPGYKSLFYGPPGTGKTLTAALIGKSTGHDVYKIDLSMMVSKFIGETEKNLSKVFDLADSKQWILFFDEADALFGKRTEVSSSHDRFANQEVAYLLQRIEDHNGIVILASNLKDNIDQAFTRRFQSVIHFAMPGPEERLALWQQAFAEDVPLDPAVDLRLIAEKYEIAGGVIMNVIRYATLKAIKKGDNVVSQSELEIGIRRELQKEGILFI; encoded by the coding sequence ATTAATTCGCCACTAACTGAAAATGGTGCCTGCCTGGCGCGTGAAATGGAATGGCTAACGCAGATAATCGATCTTCGTTTGCGCGATCACCTGGGGCAGGAGCCGGTGGGAGACATTCTAGCGATCATTCCTCCACCTGATTTATCGGAATCAGAATCGTTTTACGCACAGACAATACGTGATCGGGCAATCACTATACCAGAACGCTTAATTGTTTTATTGGCATTGACGCCGCATATTAAGCCCGAATTACTGGATGTATTCACCATCCGGAACAGCGTTTCCGATAAACGTTTCACAGAATTCGGAGGAACAACCGACAACACAATTGCATTTATTCCAACCGGCGAAACAGCTTTATTTTTGCTCAGCGGAACCTCTTTGGAAGATCGTTTTTCGTTTTACCCGTTGCTCACAAATGAAGGAAGCCTTATTGCTAAAAAAATAGCGCGTGTGGAACCTGCCGGCCGTTTGGAACCCGTTATGAGCGGAAAGTTGTCAATCGACCGCGATTTGTTACATTATTTTCTCACCGGGAAGCAACAACAACCTGAATTCAACGACGATTTTCCGGCGAAGATCATTCACACCAAACTTGACTGGGAAGATGTGGTTTTGCGCAATGAAACCCGCGAAAGTTTATCGGAAATCAGTGACTGGATCGAACACGGAAATACATTGCTGCAAAGCGGAGGTTTAGGTAAACGGTTGAAACCGGGCTACAAATCGTTGTTTTATGGCCCGCCGGGGACTGGAAAAACACTCACCGCAGCCTTGATCGGAAAAAGTACCGGACACGATGTTTACAAGATCGATTTATCCATGATGGTATCAAAATTCATTGGCGAAACCGAAAAAAATCTTTCCAAGGTGTTCGACCTGGCCGACAGCAAACAATGGATCTTGTTTTTTGACGAAGCAGATGCTCTTTTCGGAAAACGTACTGAAGTAAGCAGTTCACATGATCGCTTTGCCAATCAAGAAGTTGCTTATTTGCTGCAACGCATTGAGGATCACAACGGAATTGTCATCTTGGCATCCAATCTCAAAGACAACATCGATCAGGCATTTACGCGTCGTTTTCAATCCGTCATTCATTTTGCGATGCCAGGCCCTGAAGAACGTTTGGCGTTGTGGCAGCAGGCGTTTGCAGAAGATGTACCACTCGATCCGGCTGTCGATTTACGCTTAATTGCCGAAAAATACGAGATAGCAGGAGGTGTGATCATGAATGTAATTCGTTACGCTACGCTGAAAGCGATTAAAAAAGGAGACAATGTAGTTTCTCAATCGGAACTCGAAATCGGAATAAGAAGAGAATTACAGAAAGAAGGCATTTTATTTATTTGA